One bacterium genomic window carries:
- a CDS encoding archease, with protein MKKFEVIEHTADMGIKAYGKDLAELFINAAYGMASLITDLKKVNPKDSEDISLEAENKEELLVSWLNEIIYLSASQSMLFSKFEVSKIDEKHLKAKIFGEELDITRHQIETEFKAATYHRLKISNSTLPEGVFQAEIIFDI; from the coding sequence GTGAAGAAGTTTGAAGTAATTGAGCATACCGCAGATATGGGGATTAAAGCATACGGTAAGGATTTGGCCGAGCTATTTATAAATGCAGCCTATGGGATGGCAAGTTTGATTACAGATTTAAAGAAAGTGAACCCTAAGGATTCAGAGGATATCTCGTTAGAGGCAGAGAATAAAGAAGAGCTTCTGGTCTCCTGGCTGAATGAGATAATCTATCTTTCTGCTTCCCAGAGCATGCTCTTCTCCAAATTTGAGGTCTCCAAGATAGATGAGAAACATCTTAAGGCAAAGATATTCGGAGAAGAACTCGATATCACCAGACACCAGATAGAGACAGAGTTTAAGGCTGCTACTTACCACCGACTGAAAATTTCAAATTCTACTCTCCCTGAAGGAGTTTTTCAGGCAGAGATAATATTCGATATTTAA